One part of the Campylobacter porcelli genome encodes these proteins:
- a CDS encoding metal-dependent hydrolase has product MTWKSHTAIAAAISLPFNPSALPLALLGSTAPDWLEWVLKFLGKPVAHRTTTHYLIVPLGLILLSFFIDFRDWLFWFGIGYLSHWLADSLTITGVPISPLDKSNFTLFGGRFKTGEPSEYIVAFGLLAISLFFTKPSTDFLNSDPLNQFKVFLMDYKKLNENGVIDNKEYLEMRFKFF; this is encoded by the coding sequence ATGACTTGGAAATCACACACAGCAATTGCAGCTGCAATTTCGTTGCCATTTAATCCGTCGGCTTTACCTTTGGCTCTGCTCGGCTCGACTGCTCCAGATTGGCTTGAATGGGTATTAAAATTTTTAGGTAAGCCTGTAGCACACCGCACTACGACACATTATTTAATCGTTCCTTTGGGGCTAATACTACTTAGCTTTTTTATCGACTTCAGAGATTGGCTTTTTTGGTTTGGCATTGGGTATCTTTCGCACTGGTTAGCTGATAGCTTAACGATTACGGGTGTTCCCATATCGCCATTGGATAAGTCAAATTTTACACTTTTTGGCGGACGCTTTAAAACTGGAGAGCCAAGCGAATACATTGTGGCTTTTGGCTTACTTGCTATTTCTCTTTTTTTTACAAAGCCATCGACTGACTTTTTAAACTCTGACCCTTTAAATCAATTCAAAGTTTTTTTAATGGACTACAAAAAGCTAAATGAAAATGGCGTCATAGACAATAAAGAATATCTAGAAATGCGATTTAAATTCTTCTGA